The following is a genomic window from Candidatus Methylomirabilis lanthanidiphila.
AACTCAATCAAGCCTACGCGGACATCGCCGAGAAGACCGTAGAGGAGATTTTTCTTCGGCCGGAATCGAACTGAAGAGAGCGCACAATGTCTATCGTCAGGATTGCTGCATTGTTCGGTGTGGACATATTGTTGTCGTCGTGCGGCATATACATGGCTGCGAACCAGCCTGGGCGTAAAGATCTTGCGGTGCTTACCGGGGGGAGACCTCAGGCCACTGTGCAGGTGGAACTCGGGCAACCTGCCTGGAGCGGCAAAGACGCTCAAGGATTTAATGTCGAGGTCTTTCAATTTGTCTAGGGTTATTCCGGAGGTGCGAGAACGGCGAGGGCCTCTGGCATCCCCCTGCGGATACCTTCAGCGTAGGGCCGCGGGAAGCGATCGGGACCCATAATGAGTCGTGTTACAGCTTAAGCAATACCATCCCCTGCTCCATCATTGGTTACGGTGAACCACGCCATGACTCGGCTGTAGCCGTCAGGTGTGTCAGGGTAATTTATATGGCCGAATCGCTCTGGTGTAGGTTTTCCCACGGGCGCGTTATGAAGGCAGCAATCCAGACTCGCGCGATTTCCTGGATTCCGGCTCGCAGATTACCTCGAATTTCTCGCCATCATGCACGAGGACCCGTAATCCCGGAGACACTATGCCCGTTATTTCTTGAAGCGCAGAATCTCGGCGAGCGGGGTGCCTGTCAGCGGCTGGGGTCGATGGCCTGCCAGGGCGCCAACAAGGCAAAGCGGAGGAAACCATATACGGCTTAGCTCAGCTTATCTGCACTTATCTCAAGACGGATAATGCCCAGCCGATCAACATGAGCGGCCCACTTAATTGAAGGCGTTTAAATATTGCGTTCCATGTTCGCATGTCATATTGCGCCGGGTACCTGTGTAGGCAACAGGCAATCAAAAGCCAGTGTACCAGTATCGAAAGCAAAAGCACGACGGTACCGTCGCGATAACCCTGGACAGTCGTCAGAAGGGAAAGGGGGCTCAACAGCAAGAGGCCCACGCAAAGCCTGCCGGCAGCCTGCTTGCCTAAATATTGGACCAACCCTCTCATGCCTTGGCTGGCATCTTCGTCGTAATCCCGAAGTTGATTCGCGAGGTGTACGGCAAGCGTAAAAGGTATTGCAATGGGATAGATAACTAGCATCCCGGGTGTAAATTTGCCCAAGGAGACCCAGACCCAAAGGG
Proteins encoded in this region:
- a CDS encoding prenyltransferase, with translation MRRGGYPSGFLQDKKDLTPSRAISSGRVGAGRARQVACVSFALGLAASATLGLSAMLVLAAGGMMGILYSMRLKRSALSWVPYAIAYPTVPLWVWVSLGKFTPGMLVIYPIAIPFTLAVHLANQLRDYDEDASQGMRGLVQYLGKQAAGRLCVGLLLLSPLSLLTTVQGYRDGTVVLLLSILVHWLLIACCLHRYPAQYDMRTWNAIFKRLQLSGPLMLIGWALSVLR